From Vanessa tameamea isolate UH-Manoa-2023 chromosome 26, ilVanTame1 primary haplotype, whole genome shotgun sequence, one genomic window encodes:
- the LOC113398863 gene encoding muscle calcium channel subunit alpha-1-like isoform X5 has translation MNATEGGGEDVAATPTTPAANPTPDAGPLIPVPVAPRKPARRGPKVQQERPKRALFCLTLKNPLRKLCIDIVEWKPFEWMILTTIFANCIALAVYTPYPASDSNYTNWVLEKIEYIFLVIFTGECVMKIIAYGFVMHPGSYLRNGWNLLDFTIVVIGMVSTVLSSIFKDAFDVKALRAFRVLRPLRLVSGVPSLQIVLNSILKAMVPLLHIALLVIFVIIIYAIIGLELFSGKMHKTCYNRLTDEVMDNPHPCDLDNGFNCSMIGEEMECREGWIGPNFGITNFDNFGLSMLTVFQCITLEGWTDVMYNIQDAMGNSWEWIYFVSMVILGAFFVMNLILGVLSGEFSKEREKAKNRGDFQKLREKQQLEEDLKGYLDWITQAEYLEPLADQHDTVDQKRDYVIGNLIGQNQTENDSTDHLGIEPVEQQKISIGKLWKKDFDKANRRMKRACRRAVKSQTFYWLIIVLVFLNTVVLASEHYQQPTWLDHFQEYGNAMFVALFTLEMLVKMYSLGLQGYFVSLFNRFDCFVVVGSISEMVLTKSELMPPLGVSVLRCVRLLRVFKVTKYWRSLSNLVASLLNSIQSIASLLLLLFLFIMIFALLGMQVFGGKFNYDPVEEKDRHNFDCFWQALLTVFQILTGEDWNAVMYEGIKAYGGVGTFGILACIYFIILFICGNYILLNVFLAIAVDNLADAESLTNIEKEEGQGAEEKEEDPEKVEGALADTDDEYIHDDDAYTTDNSERDYEETGSEGEQQEEIEVDAEDAEIDEENEERIEEEQEAEEMENHQRNHIVNTEFEDEPRLKRKPTTSSARPRRLSEVDIRDSAKPIPDATSFFIFSKDNRFRVFCYKMSASSTFGNIILVCIMLSSAMLAAEDPLDAAQKGFRNWLLSQFDIFFTGIFTLELFLKLVTYGLILHEGAFLRSAFNVLDMLVVCVSLISMSFKSGSISVVKILRVFRVLRPLRAINRAKGLKYVVKCVIVAIKTIGNIMLVTYLLQFMFAVVGVQLFKGKFFRCNDISKMTKDECQGTYLVFENRNYVVRDREWKRNDFHFDNVMKGMLTLFTVSTFEGWPGLLYVSIDSNAEDRGPITNFRPIVAAYYIIYIIIIAFFMVNIFVGFVIVTFQNEGEQEYKNCELDKNQRNCIEFALKAKPIRRYIPKHRIQYKVWWFVTSQPFEYAIFVLIMINTITLAMKYHNQPHEYSKALDLLNMIFTAVFALEFIFKLAAFRFKNYFGDAWNTFDFIIVLGSIIDIVVSQVNELKNQGSGLPRAHVVKESSIPSINFFRLFRVMRLVKLLSRGEGIRTLLWTFIKSFQALPYVALLILMLFFIYAVVGMQVFGKIAIDDDTPITRNNHFQTFPQAILVLFRSATGEAWQDIMMGVSPEPEVRCDRNYDEEGEEDSSGSCGSVLAFPYFISFYVLCSFLIINLFVAVIMDNFDYLTRDWSILGPHHLDEFIRLWSEYDPDAKGRIKHLDVVTLLRKISPPLGFGKLCPHRVACKRLVSMNMPLNSDGTVLFNATLFAVVRTSLKIKTDGNIDDCNTELRAVIKKIWKRTSPKLLDQVVPPPGDPNEITVGKFYATFLIQDYFRRFKKRKEQEMRQSDEQSHQMTLQAGLRTLHEAGPELKRAISGTLDEIVADNDIPMHRRNHSLFGGVWSSIRRHGPNRQFHRHRKHGEAPPEGVGNHLSSMMQREYGMAAVPLAPNLANGQPKEQIPLRPLIFNGESEKIYQVLDNQKSNYPEMLGQIGLAFGCVNYLSTPETSGAKSTSPSRQKIHPEGEGKLTLPRKASPEDRTPSPGETIAPKISLLLARECTPAESRPMTLYGYNAAARLPFAFSHARARRSLRAAPAPAPPGRMVRSASSGARAPLVAPPHPGGDSSGRGVVSLPGSPRNSSSVPVVGSAESLVTRVLAEQGLGVYCDPEFVRNTSREMQEALDMTQEQMDRAAHQLMIQERNIKQVQNQQAQVGNFWGVVGRDPSPSVPSLPPASHAAADQAVIAPTQNGVKNGVDKCHPQHRRKRKRKPVLV, from the exons ATGAATGCCACAGAAGGTGGTGGCGAAGATGTGGCAGCAACTCCAACCACACCAGCGGCAAACCCCACGCCAGATGCCGGGCCCCTTATACCAGTACCCGTAGCTCCACGCAAGCCTGCTCGACGAGGGCCGAAGGTGCAGCAAGAGAGACCGAAAAGAGCTCTCTTTTGCCTTACCCTCAAGAATCCGCTAAGAAAATTGTGTATAGATATCGTAGAATGGAA ACCGTTCGAATGGATGATACTTACAACGATTTTTGCAAACTGTATAGCATTGGCCGTCTACACTCCGTATCCTGCAAGCGATTCAAACTACACGAACTGGGTTTTG GAAAAAATCGAATACATATTTCTCGTGATATTCACGGGCGAATGTGTAATGAAGATCATTGCGTACGGCTTCGTCATGCATCCTGGCTCATATCTTCGGAATGGTTGGAATTTGCTCGACTTCACAATCGTTGTTATtgg TATGGTGAGCACAGTACTATCTAGTATCTTCAAAGATGCGTTCGACGTGAAAGCGCTGCGAGCATTTCGTGTCTTAAGACCCTTGAGACTAGTGTCAGGCGTTCCCA gctTACAAATCGTTTTGAATTCTATCTTGAAGGCAATGGTACCGCTACTTCACATCGCGTTGCTGGTTATCTTCGTCATCATAATATACGCCATCATCGGTCTCGAATTGTTCTCGGGCAAGATGCATAAAACGTGTTACAACAGACTAAcag ATGAAGTCATGGATAATCCTCATCCATGTGACTTGGATAATGGTTTCAACTGTTCCATGATTGGCGAAGAAATGGAGTGCAGGGAAGGTTGGATCGGCCCCAACTTCGGTATCACGAATTTCGACAACTTCGGTCTGTCTATGCTCACTGTCTTCCAATGCATCACTTTAGAGGGCTGGACAGATGTCATGTATAAT atCCAAGACGCGATGGGGAACAGTTGGGAATGGATATACTTCGTATCTATGGTCATATTGGGAGCATTTTTCGTTATGAACCTAATTCTCGGTGTGTTGTCTGG AGAATTCTCCAAAGAAAGAGAGAAAGCGAAAAACCGAGGAGATTTTCAGAAGTTAAGAGAAAAACAGCAGTTAGAAGAAGATCTTAAAGGTTATCTGGACTGGATTACGCAGGCTGAATACCTTGAACCTCTCGCAGATCAACACGATACAGTAGACCAGAAGAGAGATTATGTCATTGGTAACTTAATAG GTCAGAACCAAACAGAAAACGATTCAACGGACCACTTAGGTATAGAACCAGTCGAGCAACAGAAAATTTCAATTGGTAAATTGTGGAAGAAAGACTTCGATAAGGCGAACCGTCGTATGAAGCGTGCGTGTCGACGCGCCGTGAAGTCGCAGACCTTCTACTGGCTAATCATTGTACTCGTGTTTCTCAACACCGTCGTGCTGGCCAGCGAGCACTACCA ACAGCCAACATGGCTCGATCACTTTCAAGAATATGGAAATGCTATGTTCGTAGCACTTTTTACATTGGAGATGTTAGTCAAAATGTACAGTCTAGGTTTACAG GGCTACTTCGTGTCACTATTCAACCGGTTCGATTGCTTCGTGGTGGTGGGCTCCATCAGCGAGATGGTGCTGACGAAGAGCGAGCTGATGCCGCCGCTCGGCGTGTCGGTGCTGCGTTGCGTGCGCTTGCTGCGCGTCTTCAAGGTTACCAA GTACTGGCGTTCGCTGTCTAACTTGGTGGCGTCTCTGCTCAACTCGATCCAGTCCATCGCGTCCCTACTGCTTCTACTTTTCCTCTTTATCATGATCTTTGCGCTGTTGGGCATGCAG GTTTTTGGTGGGAAGTTTAACTATGACCCTGTGGAGGAAAAAGATCGGCACAATTTCGATTGTTTCTGGCAAGCGTTGCTTACGGTTTTTCAG ATATTAACAGGTGAAGACTGGAATGCGGTGATGTACGAAGGAATCAAGGCATATGGTGGTGTCGGCACCTTTGGTATACTTGCCTGCATCTACTTCATCATACTATTTATTTGCGGCAACT ACATTCTACTGAACGTCTTCTTGGCCATTGCTGTTGACAACTTGGCTGATGCAGAATCATTGACTAACATTGAAAAAGAAGAAggt CAGGGCGCAGAAGAGAAAGAAGAAGATCCAGAAAAAGTAGAAGGCGCACTTGCAGATACCGATGATGAATATATTCACGACGACGATGCCTACACCACTGATAA CTCTGAAAGGGACTACGAAGAAACTGGATCGGAAGGTGAGCAGCAAGAAGAAATAGAAGTAGATGCAGAAGATGCTGAAATTGATGAGGAAAATGAAGAAAGAATCGAGGAAGAACAAGAAGCGGAAGAAATGGAGAATCATCAAAGAAACCATATAG TGAACACAGAGTTCGAGGACGAGCCGCGCTTGAAACGTAAGCCGACGACGTCCTCGGCGCGGCCGCGGCGCCTGTCGGAGGTCGACATCCGGGACTCGGCCAAGCCGATCCCTGATGCTACCTCCTTCTTCATATTTTCAAAAGACAACAG GTTTCGTGTATTCTGCTATAAGATGTCAGCATCTTCGACATTTGGGAATATCATCCTGGTGTGCATCATGCTGTCCTCTGCCATGTTAGCAGCAGAGGATCCTTTAGACGCCGCCCAAAAAGGGTTCAGGAATTGG TTACTGAGTCAATTCGACATATTCTTCACTGGCATCTTCACGTTGGAGCTGTTCTTGAAGCTAGTGACATACGGCCTCATTTTGCACGAAGGTGCCTTCCTGCGCTCCGCCTTCAACGTACTCGACATGCTGGTTGTTTGCGTCTCCCTTATCTCAATGAGCTTTAA GTCTGGGAGTATATCCGTGGTGAAGATATTGCGAGTATTCAGGGTGCTGAGGCCTCTAAGAGCCATCAACAGGGCCAAAGGCCTTAAG TATGTGGTGAAATGTGTGATAGTAGCAATTAAGACAATAGGAAATATAATGTTAGTTAcatatttgttacaatttatgTTCGCTGTCGTCGGTGTACAGTTGTTTAAG GGTAAATTTTTTAGGTGTAACGATATTTCTAAAATGACAAAAGATGAGTGTCA GGGAACTTATTTAGTATTCGAAAATCGTAATTACGTAGTTAGAGACAGAGAATGGAAACGGAATGACTttcattttgataatgttatgaaaGGGATGCTCACCCTCTTCACTGTATCCACTTTTGAAGGATGGCCAGG gTTATTGTATGTATCTATAGACTCGAACGCAGAGGATCGTGGTCCTATTACTAACTTCCGTCCAATTGTTgcagcatattatattatttacattattataattgccTTCTTTATG GTAAATATATTCGTCGGTTTCGTCATAGTGACATTCCAAAATGAGGGTGAGCAGGAATACAAGAACTGTGAATTAGATAAGAATCAAAGAAATTGTATAGAATTCGCCTTGAAAGCTAAACCTATTAGAAG ATATATACCGAAGCACCGAATCCAGTACAAAGTGTGGTGGTTCGTCACCTCTCAACCTTTTGAATACGCGATCTTCGTCCTCATCATGATAAACACTATCACCCTCGCCATGAAGTACCACAACCAGCCCCACGAGTATAGCAAGGCCCTCGACTTACTCAACATGATATTCACTGCGGTCTTTGCTCTTGAATTTATCTTCAAATTAGCTGCATTTCGATTCaag AACTATTTCGGAGACGCGTGGAACACGTTCGACTTCATCATCGTTTTAGGTAGCATCATCGACATCGTCGTCTCACAAGTAAACGAACTCAAAAATCAG GGAAGTGGATTGCCAAGAGCACACGTTGTTAAG GAAAGTTCGATCCCGTCTATAAACTTCTTCCGTTTGTTTCGTGTGATGAGACTCGTCAAGTTGTTGTCTCGTGGAGAAGGCATTCGCACCTTACTCTGGACATTCATCAAATCCTTCCAAGCGCTGCCTTATGTTGCTCTATTGATCTTGATGCTGTTCTTCATTTATGCGGTGGTTGGGATGCaa gTGTTTGGAAAAATCGCAATAGACGACGATACGCCTATCACACGAAACAACCACTTCCAGACTTTTCCGCAAGCCATATTGGTTTTGTTTCGATCTGCTACTG GTGAAGCTTGGCAAGATATAATGATGGGAGTATCACCGGAGCCTGAAGTGCGCTGTGACCGCAACTATGATGAGGAGGGTGAGGAGGACAGCAGCGGTTCATGTGGCAGCGTGCTCGCCTTTCCCtacttcatttcattttatgtgCTTTGCTCCTTTCTC attattaatttattcgtcgCTGTCATTATGGATAATTTCGACTATTTAACCAGAGACTGGTCAATATTGGGACCACACCACTTAGATGAATTTATAAG GTTATGGAGTGAATACGACCCTGACGCTAAGGGACGAATAAAACATTTAGATGTAGTcacattattaagaaaaataagtcCTCCTTTAG GTTTCGGCAAGCTGTGTCCTCACCGCGTGGCGTGCAAGCGTTTGGTCTCCATGAACATGCCCCTTAATTCAGATGGAACAGTTCTCTTCAACGCCACACTCTTCGCCGTCGTGCGAACTTCGCTTAAGATCAAAACTGATG GCAATATAGATGACTGCAATACGGAACTTCGAGCGGTTATCAAGAAAATCTGGAAGCGAACCTCTCCCAAACTTCTCGACCAGGTAGTACCACCACCTGGAGACCCTAACGAGATCACCGTTGGAAAGTTCTACGCCACCTTCCTCATACAGGACTACTTCAGAAG GTTCAAAAAGCGTAAGGAGCAAGAGATGAGACAAAGCGACGAACAGAGTCACCAAATGACTTTGCAAGCTGGCTTGAGGACGCTGCATGAAGCTGGACCGGAACTAAAACGAGCTATATCGGGCACTCTAGATGAAATTGTTGCTGATAATGATATTCCCATGCATAGG AGAAACCATTCGTTATTTGGGGGAGTGTGGTCAAGCATACGCAGACATGGTCCTAACCGGCAGTTTCATAGACACAGGAAACATGGAGAAGCACCTCCTG AAGGTGTAGGTAACCATTTGAGTTCAATGATGCAGCGTGAATACGGAATGGCTGCAGTGCCACTGGCGCCCAACTT agCTAACGGACAACCGAAAGAACAAATACCTTTGAGGCCTCTTATATTCAACGGCGAGTCGGAGAAGATTTACCAGGTGCTCGA CAATCAAAAGTCGAACTACCCAGAGATGCTCGGACAGATAGGTCTCGCGTTCGGATGCGTCAACTACCTCTCGACGCCGGAGACGTCCGGAGCCAAGTCGACCTCGCCGTCGAGGCAGAAGATCCACCCGGAGGGGGAGGGCAAGCTCACCCTGCCCCGCAAGGCGTCCCCCGAGGACCGAACGCCGTCGCCCGGCGAGACCATAGCGCCGAAGATCTCGCTGCTGCTGGCGCGCGAGTGCACGCCGGCGGAGTCGCGGCCGATGACGCTCTACGGGTACAACGCGGCGGCGCGCCTGCCCTTCGCGTTCTCGCacgcgcgcgcgcgccgcagcctgcgcgccgcgcccgcgcccgcgccgccagGTCGGATGGTGCGCAGCGCCTCCTCGGGCGCGCGCGCCCCGCTTGTAGCCCCGCCGCACCCAG GAGGCGATAGTTCCGGACGCGGCGTGGTATCGCTTCCCGGAAGCCCTCGGAACAGCTCATCAGTGCCCGTTGTTGGTTCCGCGGAGAGCCTGGTCACGAGG